TTAATCGCCTATGTTTAAAGCGGTGCAAGTTGGTTTTTGTCTATAAATAGGTATTTCTTCGTTCATTTTATGCATACGAGTTTGTGAGTTATTCAAAGTAAATTTGCTTTAAAGAAGGGTATTCCAAGGCTTATACCTTTGAGGAAAAATTGAGAGAGAGTATTATTgattttagaaattatattctaaaGAGGGAATGATAAAATTAGTGAGGAAATTTTTGTGAATTTTTTGAAAAACAGTATTTTGAGTGTCACTATTTTTTGTAGATATCATTTGTACTCTCTTTATACCTACTATTTTATagctaaatatttatttaaaatttacaatGGACATAACCCAAATTAAAGGTGAatcatattaaatttttatgtcattttatttattattgcTGCAGTATCTATTTTTCCACTGCTTAACTTAGGTGTTTCCAACACTCATCACATGCAACATCAGTAAGCTTCCACTTCGTCATAAGCCAATCATCAAGgcccaaaatacatcaaaacactCTCCTCTGGATATTAATACTAGAATCCTTCCATCCTTTCTAATCATTTCTCAAATCATCTTTATCATCATAGAAGAAGAAATATGTATGCATCTCATATTCATTTTCAGTTTTAACATGAAGCAACAGTACCACCACTCTCTTTTCTCCTTACCCTTTGTTTGAATTGAGGGGTTACGGTGGTTAGAGaaagtaaataatatttttaaggaATTTTTCACTTGTTTAGGATAAAGGGTTAAAGAGTGGGGAGAGTTTCAGAGAGTTTCTTCTAATTTCTAACCCATCAATTTGATGAGTTAGAggggattaaaaaaatttttattttttaattttttatattattcatatcaatttaaaaaaaattttaaaatatttacttttactataaaataataaattttataaaaaaataattttataatttttatatttaattttattttccactaccattcaattaaataaaataaaattataaaacctTGGTTTATATTATTTTCTcctcaaatataaataaaacttatTCCTATTATATTTTCCTTTTatctttttatcttattttactaAACCTTCACCCTATTCAAACAAACCCTTACAAGATGGGCAAGTTCGGCCTCTCTCGCAGGTCAGTTCTTCTCATTCTCTTCTCTTCCTATGCCTCCACAGATTTAGTGGTACGGTTTTCTTAGGATTAGCGATGGCGAGAGGAGATCCGGGAGGGCATTTCTGTCATTGTGTGCGAGTTCATTtttcatatatatacatatatctcGAGATTTACGGGGAGGTGGTGATCGGCAGGGTGGTGCTGGCGCCCATGACTAGATGTAGAGTGTTGAATAGGATACCAAACGCAGCGCTGGTGCATTACTACCCCCAGAGATCTACTCCAGGGCGGATTTCTCGTACGGGAAGGCACACTGGTTTCCCCCACTGCCCCTGGGTACTATCGATTTCCTTTATCTGGCACACTGCTATTATTATTCATTATTAGTTGTCTGCTTCCACCTACTTCTGTTTAGTGCTTGATGGGTCCCTAAAAGCACTCAGTCAGCCATGAACCATGGCCCAAGCCTTTTAAAATTATGTTAAAAATCTCTTTAGGAATTAGGATTAGAAAAGTATATttctaaatatattagttaaaaaatatattttaaaaaaaaaatttctacccgTCACCCTCAATGTCAAACATAGAtaaatgatgaaaataggtttattttaattattaaccttaaaaaatttatcaaattttgaaAGGAAGAAGCTGCCTCCTATGCCGTCTTTGGGTCAAGGGTTGTGCTACTGCTTGCGCCTTTGTTTTTTTATGGACTTGGGACTTCTTATTCAAGTTTGATGGCTGCGGGTTTGACTAGACAAAAAGAATTTATTACATTACTAGACAATGCTAGATTTTCGTTTGAAAGATTCTTAATATCTTAATTTAATATCAGTTCTtgtcaatcttttttttttaaatccgtgtactttttctttaaataaaaaaaaaagataagactGCCCAGGGTGTGGAGAAGGTGCTTTGATATATTAACTCAAACAATAGTTTATTTTATTGTGATTTTGATGATATGAAAAGGGCCTGTCTCACTAGCTACCAAATCATTTTTTCGCTTTTTAGCAGCGCAGTTACTTTTGAGAAAAAAAGATAACTACTTTTAATTGTGAAAACCAGGTATCCCCATGTCCTGGAATTTATACAGAACAAGAAGTGGAGGCATGGAAGAAGGTGGTGGATGCAGTTCATGCCAAAGGGAGCATCATATTCTGTCAACTGTGGCATGTTGGAATGGCCGCGCATCTCATCAAGGTAAATTTCTACCCTCTCCTCTGGTAAGAAATTGATTTTAGCTTATCCTTTTCATTTTACGCAGCCTTATGGTATTCTCATTTGAAGGTTCTTTTTCTATCCATATGTAACAACGTAGCAGCACTACTAGGCTCAAATTCACTTCCTTTTTGCATAAGGTCCCTTCAGCTACCCTACCTACTTTTTGTCTTTTAATGGAAAGCTATGCTTATAGTTGTTGAGGTACTAATCGGATTAATTGTGAATTCTACCAGCAAATTAGTTTATCAACCTAGTGGAGCTGTACCCATCTCATTGACGGGCAAGGCCATCTAGAACAGGTGGAGAATTCTCATGCAAGATGGGTCCTATGGGAAATACCCAACATCTAGGCCTTTGAAACTCCTGAAATACTAGAGGTAGTGGAGAATTATTGCCAGGCAGCCTTGAATGCCATTCGAGCAGGTTAGTATAAAGGTTCCATTTATTTGTTGATTTATTATCATATAATGCTTTGGAGCTATAATTTATATGCTTAACGAATAAAGAAAGAGCTATAATTAAATGCCAAGAAATAATGGAATACACTTTTATTTTACTAAAGCGTGTGCCATGCAGCCTCTCTATGATGTTAGTTTATCCCATCATTTCCACTTGCATGCCAATGCATGGAGCAAACATCATTATGTCTCCATTTGATATATAGCTAGATAATTAATGCCCAAAGAAAGCTTCAAAGCGCATTATCGTGGACTTGCTGTCTCTATGGCCTGCATTTGAGAGAGATGAATATGGTTGGATTAACTTTTATGTTGTTATATATTTTGTGTTTAAGAATTTTATTTGTtgttttttactattttttttttcaataaatattCACAATTTAGGATAAAATACAATAACAGGGCAAAAAATACTTTGATTCTTGTGTTGACCTGAACTTTACTTATTGGTTATGAAAGGAGGAGAACAAAAAAAGGCCCTGCTTTGAGCTGGTTTTTATGTGGTTACATCATCAATTGAAGCTCATCTGGATTGTATGATTTGCAGGCTTTGATGGAATTGAGATCCATGGGGCTCATGGTTGCCTTGTAGATCAATTCTTAAAAGATGGGATCAATGACCGAACAGATGAGTATGGTGGATCAATCAACAATAGATGCAGATTCTTAATGCGGGTGATTCACGCAGTAGTTGCAGCCACTGGTGTGGTGCAGAGCGAGTTAGTTTCAGAATGTCACCGGCAATTGATCACCTTGATGCCATAGATTCTGATCCACTCAACTTGGGTGTTGTAGTGATTGACAGACTTAACAAACTCCAGCTAAAACTTCGATCAAAACTCACTTATCTCCACGTCACTCAGCCTCGCTATAGAGCTTATGGCCAAACAGAATCAGGCAGACATGGGACTGAAGAAGAGGAAGCTCAATTAATGAGAACTTCTAGAAGAGCTTATCAGGGAACTTTCATCTGCAGTGGTGGGTTCACAAGGGAGCTAGGAATGGAAGCTATAACTCAAGATGAtgcagatttggtgtcctatggCCGACTTTTTATTTCAAACCCAGACTTAGTCTTTAGATTTAAGCTCAATGCACCCTTGAATAAGTATGCAAGGAAAACATTCTTCACACCCAATCACTTATTTTTTGGCATCTTCCTCTCTATGGATTCTTCAAGATGTTTTTTGAGCTGTTATGTGGACTCTGATACTATTTTAAAACTTATTGGGCCTCTATTTTATAAACTCTTATTTAGTTTTTTTATCTCTTGCCGATGTGAAATGTAGACGCAGAAACTCTCATTTTGATTGGGTTCTCCAATGAAAATTGAACCTACATATATGCTTTCAAATATTATCTGCCAAATTACCATGGACATAATCACTGGAGCAGAAAGAGTTTTCATCTGCTTGTCCGAAATTCTGTTCCACCAAAATTCTGTTCAACTCTGTCGCAGGTTTGAGGTTCTCGTTGAACATGGAAAGTATGAGCCCTATCAGGCTTTTTTGGTGTCCCATTATTCATGACATGCTTCATGAAATTCTGATTGTAGGTTGAAGCGAGCTCTAGAGTAGCGAAATTTCCATTCCCAGCGGAAGGCCGGCCACTCTCAAATCACCACAGGCATTAACATCAGACACACCAAATTTCTCCATAGCCCAAAAAAGAACAATAATAATAAAGGACAGAAGTGATCAATCTTGGCTCCAAGATGTGTAGCAATGCCACTTTCCTTAAACCTATATTCGTCCCAAATCATTAATGTACAATCAGAGTGATAAAATGTGAATCGCCTCTAGGACACATTGAAGCCCAATGTCTAATTTATTTGCACTACAAATCAGACCTTGAGCATTCAAAGTGCTACACAGGTCTGTGTTTTCCTTTTGTTGTTTTTCCGCAGCAAAACAAGATAAGGAGAAGGTCTGAGATAAAGATATAGAGGAGGGAAGTTGTCAAACAAGTTTGTATTTATACATATAACTGTTGTTCAAATAACTGCATAATCTGATTGTTCTAATTCAAAAAACAGAAATAACTGTTCTGTTTTGATAAATAAACTACCAATAACTGCTCTATTTTGAAAATTCTTTAACGGTCAGGAATTAGCAGGCATATAGATGTTCAACGAATGATTGAATCTTGatgcaaatatttaatttaaggctGTTCGGCATATTTTTCATATAATGTCAAGCTTATAGTAATGACACTTTTTTGTTTTAACCATAGAAACATAATTCAAATGCCATGGAAGATGAGGAATTCATAAGAACCACAAAGTTTTCATGGACACCATTTAAGTGAGAGGAAGACTTGCAGAAACTCTTATTAGCTGTCAAAATGTCTTCTTATGCCCCTAATTTTCATCCTTCTACAATCCCCATGTGCTAGTGGAACACAATTGTAATCTTACCTTCTGCATATTTCCTCCAACGGAAAATTTAATGAGtccaggaagagagagagagagagagatgcgcGCAGGTGCTAGAGATGTCACTGTTTTTATACGATGAGCTGACGTTATCGCTGTTTATATATTGTCAATCAAATTAATGAGCTTTGACATGCTTGATTGGAACTGGTTGATGGCTACACTTAAATGAACACAACAAGGGCTAACTTCCCTATCTCTGTTTCTGATGTGATATTCAAGAATGATCAGTTCAGAATTtgcaaataaaaaagaaaattctaTTAAATCAACCATCACCTTGTTGACTACTTTCACGTTAGTCTGCAAGAGACGGTAATAGAGTTTAGATTTTAATCATATCTTCCTTCAGCCTTTATGATGATCTTCTTGAAAATACTAAGTTTTAATGGGATTAAGATTAAATTTCCAGAAAGGcaagagagggaaaaaaaaaaaggaaagaaaaagaaaaagctgATGAGATGAGCTTAGTATTTCTAACTTTAATTAAATCACTAGAGACATAATTCATTAGCAATGACGGATATTCTAAGGATATTTCTTGCTTCTTCGTCCAAATAAAAAGAGAATTCTTGTCTTGATCCAAGAAAATTACAGGAACACACGCATTGCAGATTGCAATTTGTCGTTTCTCACGTATAGCGTAACCATGCATGTGCATGGGCATATCTCTAACAAATATTAcaatgaccaaaaaaaaaaaaatctacaccaTTCCACTCTATGTAAATGGTAGCAAGTCTGCATTGCTCGCACCCTACACCGTCTTTGGATAGGTGGAAAACGGAGAGGAAGGAAATAAGTAgagaaaaataattttgaaaagaCATTTTCTTTGTTTGGATAAGAGAAGGAAAATAAAGGAGGAAAGGAAAATAAatcttattttcttttagttattttctctctaaattggagagaaaaaaagaaatcaaagaagaaaaaaaacTAGACTTTAGTGCCAACTTTACTTTCCCTCCTTTATTTTCCACTCATCCAAACACAACGAGGAAAAATgaagaatgaaaaataaaaaatattttccttcttttattttcctacctctcctaaaatttatttaaacataGTGCTAAAGTGTCACAGAGAATATAGACTAATTGTGCTCCAGGAAGATGATTCTCTATATCTTTCTCATCTTTTCTCTCCTATCTTCTTCCTCTTATGCAGCAGTGAATGACTTCTGTGTCGCGGATTTGTCCGTTCCCGATGGACCTGCAGGCTACTCTTGCAAGAACCCTGCAGAAGTCACAGTAAACGATTTTGTTTACTCTGGCCTAGGCAGTCCTGGTAACATCTCAAGCCTTGTCAAAGCGGCTGTGACACCGGCCTTTGTTGACCAATTCCCTGGCTTAAACAGCCTTGGAATTTCCGTGGCTCGTTTAGATTTGGCAGTTGGTGGCCGGGAGCTTCAGAAGTCCTAATTGTGGTGCAAGGATCAATCTGTGCTGAATACCGTTTACTTCAAATCTCTTAAGAAGGGAGATATTATGGTATTTCCGCAAGGGTTATTGCACTTCCAAATAAATGCAAGGGGGACTCCTGCCCTTGCATTTGCCAGCTTTAGTAGTTCAAGACCTGGTCTCCAAATTCTGGACTTTGCCTTGTTCGCAAACAATTTGCCTTCTGAAATAATAGAGAAGACTACCTTCTTTGATGATGCTCAAGTCAAGAAGCTCTTGGTGGCACAAATTGACGTCTCTGGAGATCCCCTCCAAAAAAAAGGGCCTCTAGAGATTGTCTTCCTTTTCTCACTGAAGGTCTCCTAGCACAGGATTCTTCTAGTCAGTGATGGTTTGTCAGTTTTGTGTTTTTGTTAATAAAGAGTCTAGTTAGTGTTTTTCCATTGCATCTTGAAGTTGAATTGTGTTCTTAATGACAACATTCTAAGCGCAAGATGCAACAATTCAGTGCAAGGCAAATGCCTTTCTTGTCTCAGTAGACGTGCAATGTTAGAGCAATAAATGCACTCTTATCATCTTTAGTTGTTACCAAGAACAGTTGAAGCCAATTTGAGTATTAGCCATTAGGTCAGTTTTTTGTTGCAGCAGTAATCTTTGAGATGCTCATAGGCATAGGCCTCAGAAAGAAAATTTTAGCTCAAAATGGTCGCCAATGTGATAACCTTATCTACAACTTTGTATGGTCCAAACTTCTCCAGAGTCTGAATTCACGAAATGAATTTTCTACTGACAACAGAATCAGAAATCCAATTATAATTACTGTTTACAAATGGATAAAATTCCCAAGTAAACCAAGATAGAAAATTAAACTTTAAATACCAAACGGCATGGCGTGTAATGGGGATTAGAAATGATAATTGCAGATTCGGTAGTGGAAAGTTGGCGACTTGGGCTGTTTCAAGTTGAGCAATTTTTGCTTTTCTACATAACTTTCCTGGGTAAACAGAATTCAATTTAtaccaaaaataataataataattaatttagaaatacatttttttttaataatttgatttggtttgatttttaattttaagaaattcaattttttaaattcatttttatttttttaaaatcaataaaatagaacgaaatcaaatattttattttataattaattattatttaaatcttaaattaaaattaaaaatagaaaatataactaaaattgtgcctaaaatgattttaaaataagtcaaaaaaaaatcaaaatcagCCTAAATTGATAAATTAAAGCGAATTAGATCAAATTGATACtgttcaatttcaatttaatctattaaaattttgattcaatttaatttaatttgttaaaattttcaatttatttaatttttgaatttttcagaCTCACCCCTAAACTTAGCAACTGATTTATATATAAACTAATATAATATCCATGCTATGTAtgggtaatttataatttttatttataatttaatttttaattatatcttaaataagataaattattattattaaattaattttaaattaaaaatttttttttatttaatttaatttaaataaatttttaattaatttatgatgtaattaattaaaatacttatttaattttttttatacatatattaataataattttcattattatttcatttaaaatgtaataaaaatattttactgaaaaaataatgtaaatttcataaaatttttatacttTATCTCATCATTTATGTAAatcgatatttattttttttataaattacagaaaatatattaaattaataataaaaaatattattttaaaaatatataaatatagtattttttgttataaatataataaaaaaattaaatttgaattgaattaattaattttaataataaagaaaatatataacattattattgattaaaataacattctattatattattttaaaaaaaatactacacttaagtataaatttttttaattaatctaatatattttttataaaataattttttaaaaaaataattatcactttatataaatttataatataaaataaatacattttataacaattaaaattttaaaatattatctttttctattaatataataaatattaaaaatacatattatttttaaaaagacatatttcataattttaatactatAACTTTAATTGCTTTTAATTATCTTTACTTATAGCTAAATTTTCGATACaatcatatttataatttatttttgaaattctacttttatataaaaatataatagagatataatttatgcataaaaatatagatatttaactaaaatttaaaaataactctATTGAAAATTAACTGTTGTCCCAAAGAAAGtgaccaagaggggggtgaattggacactttagacaatttttcagCCCTTGCTCTAGACTTAATGAAAAATTGAGGCTTTGCACTTCTATGTATGTGTATAACTCTATTCCTAGGGTGTAATTTAAGTAATCAATCAAGTTATGCACAAATACTAGTtcatacacaaaataattacttGATATCAAGTGTATTTTCTCACATAAAATTCAGAGTTTGCAATATTAGctcaataaacaaattctcaacacattcaatatatataatcagaaaatcaaagtgctgaaaattaaagatttaagggaagaagagaatcaaacacaatgtttatagtggttcggctctcttagcctacatccactcttcccaaagtcccactttaagagtcactccactatttgatcttttcaacaggcaagattcaaagcctttacaatatcaacaagcttcccaggtgcttgaggacctttacaacgtctttgcttcccacaaaagaccacaagcttcacaaggtgcttgaaaaccttccacaagtgtgtcctcacacttacacaaccttaaataggttttgatgtagaagaaatcactctcaataactctcaaatacagaatttaatgctagaagattgagagagaagatttgccactcaagctcaagagtaattgaatgaaagctttaaaaaaccacaataaattcactatgaataagaacactttcattagttagaattgtagtaaatgatgccttttataGGTGCTTTTCATTGCCAAAAACCTCTGCTGGAGAGTGTGTCCAACAgctctttaattttcaaaaaactagCCGTTATTGCTTAGAAAGTCGTGCAGCAGAGTTGAGTCAGGTCAGGTCataaaaatagttaactaaaattttcaccggttaactagttttgtaagatagagaattttagacatcaaaactagttaactaattttcgcaacgggttaactaatttcgctactgccagacttaaaaattgaaattttgagtttttgaagaaaggttataaaaaattttttgaccattcaaaaaccttaggaatgatataaaaacactttctaaacccttgaatctaaaaacaaaattgattttaggtctCAAATGGCATAAATTCTCCAATCTTGTACAATGGACCTAAGAGCTTAATTTTTATCCTATTTCTTCATGGACTttgattcgtcttgtgttatacaagatgataaactccttttatatcagccatgtcaatagaatagtccttccatcaatatctttgcatatcatgacctataaaatcacttcaaatacttatgcacaaaaggttaatgtatatttcattaagttttgttatcatcaaaatcaagctcattttagcttacagggcctacaatctccccctttttgatgatgtcaAAACTTAATGAGTCTATGaagatcataaaaattcaattgtatAACTATCTACATATGTCATGTATGCA
The sequence above is a segment of the Hevea brasiliensis isolate MT/VB/25A 57/8 chromosome 11, ASM3005281v1, whole genome shotgun sequence genome. Coding sequences within it:
- the LOC110655497 gene encoding LOW QUALITY PROTEIN: 12-oxophytodienoate reductase 3 (The sequence of the model RefSeq protein was modified relative to this genomic sequence to represent the inferred CDS: inserted 1 base in 1 codon; deleted 2 bases in 1 codon; substituted 1 base at 1 genomic stop codon), which produces MSWNLYRTRSGGMEEGGGCSSCQREHHILSTVACWNGRASHQALWYSHLKVLFLSICNNVAALLGSNSLPFCISKLVYQPSGAVPISLTGKAIXNRWRILMQDGSYGKYPTSRXFETPEILEVVENYCQAALNAIRAGFDGIEIHGAHGCLVDQFLKDGINDRTDEYGGSINNRCRFLMRVIHAVVAAWCGAERVSFRMSPAIDHLDAIDSDPLNLGVVVIDRLNKLQLKLRSKLTYLHVTQPRYRAYGQTESGRHGTEEEEAQLMRTSRRAYQGTFICSGGFTRELGMEAITQDDADLVSYGRLFISNPDLVFRFKLNAPLNKYARKTFFTPNHLFFGIFLSMDSSRCFLSCYVDSDTILKLIGPLFYKLLFSFFISCRCEM